aatcattaaaagaaattaactggtcttaattaattaaatctggaCAATCAAGTCGATTTTAAGATGGTTCATACACATAATAAATACTGCAGATCTAGCTCTTACTTACaggaattataatttaaaaatcaatacacATTCTCGTGAAATATGAGTTAAGCTTGCCGTACATACATACTAATAAGTCTCctaaagttttgaaattttaatacagtTGCTATGAGAGTTGTTCAATTTTTCACTAAAAgtataaacttttcttttagtaattacttagtatataaatcaaaaactagattataaaaatttaaattaccaACTTTCTAACGACCACAAACAATATATATGATGCcgacaatttattattaatatttaatcttaaaaatcataaaatatatgaaatcgCAGATCTTGTGGTCcatgttgtgtgtgtgtgtgtgtgtgtgtgtgtgtgtgtttaatgtatttaatctaCAGATATTCTACATGATCTTTTTTCTTCCATATTAAATCTCGTTCCTTgacttattaatttgtattctgCTACTTTACTtagtaaatttacatataaaactaatctaaattcttttctttaagaataaattaaattattaaatctaaatgaTATTTACAGAACTCAAATCATATTGGTAtctaaaatatactttaatttaaaaagagcttattaaaaacttatttaatttatcttaaaaataatttattttttaaattatttattcctatatgattttgtatataaaataaataaaataataatttagaaaattcgtGTCTATTGACTAAAGAGTTGTGTATGAACCTCCTTAAGTatgcaacaaatttttaatggcAAAAAGGCAACGAATTTTACATTCACATTTCACACTGATGTGATATTCTAGCAGATTGGCAATAAACTGAACaagaaacttaatattttaaaaaaattttgttttctgtcttttttatagtcataaaaagtattatatttcagTGATCAATGTTATATACACTTTCGctattagtttttaaatataattaaatgtaaactGCATACAGATCCCAAATTTACTGATAtatgcttataaaaatatacaaagaaaGTAAACATTGATAATTAAACCAGACATGCAATATTTGTCTCTATACTTCACTCAGTGAGAAAATATTCTCAATCTACATATAGGTGACAAAATGGAGTGACACACATTATTGTGGATTGGATTTGATAGCAGCTTACGATAAcgtaagagagaaaaattttggATGTATGCTAGAATTAGGAAATGTGAAGCAGATGATAGAAAGattgaaagaaaatacaaGGACCCGAGGGTGATAGTAAGGACAGAAGAAGTATTGACAAGTTTTCATTGACTTGTGGGAAGAGAGCAAGACAGAGCTGTGCAATGGGTCCATTGTCTTGTATTATGTATCTTGTATATAGCAGAATTAGATAGGTACACACAGAATAAAGGAATAGGAGGTATATAATTAGGTTAGGAGAGGATAGGGTCACTGAAGTAGGCAGGTAATATAgtattatagtttatttaaaaaaaaaaaggaaagatttaatgaatatgatgataaatacatttagaaagaatttaaaattttaaagaaaaaagaagaaaaagagttaAAGGTAAATacagagaaaaaagtaaaagttaaggTATTTAATAAGAATGGGAAGAAAAGTTAGGAAAATGGAAATAGGAAGATGAGGATAGAAGAGGAAAGGCCATAGTCGAATAAGAAGGAGGCAATCTGTCCCCGCACAGATCATgcttatttttttgctttgatTGCTATCAGTGTCACTTACAATTTAGCCGAATATTAGGCCTTTTTATTAAACCGTTTtggtgtaaataataaaaataaaaataaaaatttcgaaaataacTCATATCTTTTGATCGGTTTAaccgattttgatgaaattttaatatgttatagaTATCACTGAgacacatttataaaaaattcgggAAGGATTTCTGATGACagaaacattgataaaaaaaataaataaatggtcttgattttttaaattccgaTATCTTTTTGATACAattacgaaattttttttgtagaatctTGGAACCGTTTTCTACaagacatatattttttcatcataGCCCTTTTTATCCAGCTATGacctttaattattttggcgttaggttaggttaggtttaatAGAACAGAAGATTATAAAGAGCACATAAAGAAGctaggaaaaaggaaaagtaaCAGCTAAAGGTATGGGATCCAAAAGaaaggcaaaaaaaaaaaaaaagaaaagatggaAGATTAGAGAAaggaggaaagaaagagagaaaaagtagaggaaaagatttaaatatagaaaggTTAGATGATATAGTAAGGGAATATAGTTATAagttaaaagaaagaagattGTAAACAgagtaagaattaaaaaatagtagtgagaaaaatgtttagataggattatattgtattctctgtaggattttttttctttgctatTGTATGCTGAAgagaataaagattattattatatgtagaaTTCTTGCAATTATAATGGAGCAATAAGATAcgttatgttatattattgcgCTCAAATTCTTCCACGACACATTTCCACACGCGAGCGCAACGGAATAAGCACACATTTATAGCAAACAAGAAGCTTTATTGATAACGCcgaacacaaataaaattattccgaGCACGTCCGCACGAGACGAAGTCTCAAGAACAACGTCATTTCATTTGTTTACAATCTTCCTGGCGACACTGTcaatgctctagtttacaccgagcacttggtacgcgtatcaagtagtgaatttaagctaatcagccaatgattaaacacattcactagttatttactatttgatacgcgtatcaagtgctcggtgtaaactagatcAATGCTGAACACAGCTGACCGAGGCGatcaatactattaatttttccgGAGCGCCGACTAAAGCTCGcgctaatattaaataaatctatgtAATTGGTTAATTAGGATAGAAGAACAGCTAAATGGATAGATAGGTGGAGGGATGAGTGTGCTAGGAAAGATTGTAAGGCCTGTGGCACACGCTTTCCATAAGACATAATAGTAAGGTTTTGACCAATCACATACTCGATTTAGCcagttacggttacggtcgcccaatccaATACAtcaaaaccttactgttacgtaTTACGGAAAGCATGTACAACAGGCCTAAATCAAGTCCCCTTCTTGGCAATGTAATGCTGAAGCAAATAAAggattctatttattatataaaagtaaattacctTGATAATGCTATCATCTTCATCAGCACTGTCATCTGCAGTAGATGGAATACGTGCACTTAATCGactaaaaactgtttttggtTCTACATTAGAACCTTGCCAGCGTCGTTTGCCTCCAGGTAGTTCATTATTCACAAAGTCTGTTATAGCTCTTCGGCGATCTTCTTGTAACAGTCGTTTTTGAGGTActctagaaaaaaataaaatcaaacaaaattgtaacaacatattcatatattgtgttatttaataaaaataaatttttacaaatatataataatgtaaaatatataatgtaaatgtaatataagtaaaatgaactacaaacataataaaagttgcattaagtaaaaataacataaaaatgcataagtaaagattacataaaaatataagaatcctTTGTGAATAAGTTTTTTAcatctccccccccccccacagagagagagagagagagagagagagagagagagagagagagagagagagagagagagagagagagagagagagagaaatgtatTACTAATACTTCACagttattgttataaaatattttaaaacatttttattgaagaattaacatttttttcattaaatataaccTCGATTGCAATGGAGCACTTTCGCCATCAGGAAGTTCCCGGCCCAAAATTTTACGAATACTGCGATCAAGACCACGAAGTCCATCGCGAGCGATTTCTAACTGAGCTTCTAATTTGTCGGCTCCCCATAGATCTTGACAATTTAATTTCCTCATTAGAAACTCTTCGATTAcaataacacaaaaattaattccttTAATAAAGAATCACAATAGTTCCATCACCGATAACGTCGTATAAACTTGACTGTGATATAAGAATACAAGATGTATATTGCACATAATGGCAGCAGTAGTGTAGAGCCAATCAAGAGTTGATTACAAATATAACCGCgaaatttaaaacactttAGGCCCGGTTCTACAAAATCAAGTTTAAATCGAGATTAGATAAACAAGAGTTATATTTAACATGGTTAAACTTGCATTGCAATCCATAGGTTTGTTTTCTATTcttgcactgctgcactggtgcaataagttagaataatgCTAAGACTCCATGCATGATGTAATAAGAAAGGTGTACCATTGCGCATATAGCGATGGCGGCACGATGAGCGGAGCCAATGAAATTTGGGTCCAAATGCACCGCGCAAATAATCTTCTTaggtgcgttccgtttcatgcatgatacgcatgatgcatcgttcatctttgttgtttgttaaacgttaaacaaggatgaacaatgcattatgcgcatcatgcattgaaacggaacgcagccctTCTTTCGAACATTTGGACCCAATCCTTATTGGTCGACTACTGCGCATATGTGATGTTAGTTCACCTTTCTTATTacgggtctgttcgcgtcacatgccccaacatgctcctgttcaccccaacgcactccaatacgttgattccgatgacgccaacctattagaatgcgttggagtgagtaggagcatgtcggagcatggcgacgcgaacaaaccacaTGACTTCATGTATGCGGTGAGCTCCAGCAAATGTAGAGTTCCTATAAGGAGAGTTGTGCCAATACCGCTCTGGATTGTGATTGGCTCCGCCATTTTCCGTTAAACTTCCGGTAGTTTTAGCCATTTCCAGCACAATTTGGCAATCTTGGTATAGCTATCATCAATGCATTAACATCAGTCTTTTGTGTATCCATATATAAAGCAAAGAGTTTATattgaagatattttaattatactattgaaattgtaatataattgtaaataaaataaatgtgattgaAAATACTgtggaataaaaaaaggatatatttgtaaatgtaaccTTAAAAATGCTGAAAAACTTTAGCATTTTTGAGATTAcattacaaatatatctttCCTTTATTCCACAGCATTTtcaatcacatttattttatttacaattatatatctatatatacaaatatatatatatatatatatatatatatatatgtaatatcctgtattaatgttaaaaatagaaaatgccGAATTGTGTAGCTTTTGGATGCTATAATACATCAAAAAAAGGTGCAATAATGCGTATGTTTCCACAAGCTTTAGAACGTCGAAAAATATGgttagaaaatgaaataagacTTGAAACaagattgaaataaaacttgaataagaCTTGAAATTTGCCGCCTTTACATGCCATGAAACGGAAAATGGCAACTTCCGTCACATTGGCACAACTCTCCTTATAGGATCTctagggtgcgttcggggagacgctattagcgctatcagcatcagtttatccttgttctacttttaatgagtaatgaagatggactgatgctggtagcgctaatagcgtctccccgaacgcacccctAGTGTATCAGCATCGTCAGCGCCaccatttggtactacatttctaacagatttttCGTCTCACTTAAAACCACGGAGATCGGTCTCCTGGTTCTAGTCTTCATAGTATATACATAccatacatatacacaatcTTTTTTCCGAAGTATGGTCGTCACTCCACTCAATTTGGTATCAATTTTTCGGCCAAACTTTCACAGATGTTTGCAATCTagctaataaatttaatagactGTAATAATGTTCATATGTAACAATTATTgatgttttatgtatatttttatctattataaagttatacatacatttatgatatatatgtgAGATATATCAGtttaagaaaaagtttattCACAATTTTCAACATGCAGTTATCCAGTCTTGATgctttacacatatattttattaattgacaatgtaatatggaaataattcctttcattattaaaagaaaataatggaaGAAGGAGCAATGTTATGGATGCTTTCTCTTGTTATGCTAGTTGGGTCTTGTTTGGCTGGATCATTACCGTTAGTCATGAATTTGTCAGAAgtaagcatttttttaaataaatacatattttttatattcagaataatcaatattgtataactatatatatatatatatatgtatattgtatttgttttttttaggACAAATTACAGTTAGTATCTGTATTAGGAGCAGGTCTTCTTGTTGGAACTGCATTAGCAGTGATTATACCGGAAGGTATAAGAGCTTTATTTACTGGTGAACTTACTAATGAAAAAGAGTTACATggtatgtaatttattattattattaatatttaaattaatttctttcagtAATACTTTGTTTTTACAGGTGATTTACATTCCTTAATTGGAATTAGTTTAGTACTTGGCTTTGTATTTATGCTTTTGATTGATCAATGTTCAGCAAGAAAAAGTGATGGAAGACATAAGAGTGTTACAGCAACTTTAGGTCTTGTAGTGCATGCAGCAATTGATGGAATTGCCTTAGGAGCCGCTGCTACTACATCCCAAGCTGATGTCGAAGTGATAGTTTTTTTAGCAATAATGTTGCACAAAGTAAATTTTCCATAATATTCAACCAATCAATTAACAAGAATTTCATAGAAAATATCCtgtatagaatataatatttctacaatgttgtagaaacatttaaatgtttacaaaaagtaatatggaaaaaatgacattttataagttatcttacacacacatttttgtaaacaattttataaaaatattatagctgCTTTATTTGTAGAAgccataatatttaaatgttttttgttgctTCATATTGTGAATCTGTGTATGcttaaaaagacaaaatatcTGTGATATGAGAAAAGCTTTAGACAATATTATGCCTTTCCTAAAAGTgtgatgtttttttaaaatttgtcttaaatttttcaaaattttaatgcaaattttataattctttagaatttttatataattttataatttcagaaaattcttatctcttttatttgaatctagAACACTCcagaaattttgattaaatttataacttttagaattctttatattcatgtaaattatacatataaattctaaaatattttaaaatttttaagattttttttctgtaataaatgttAGGAAATTC
This sequence is a window from Monomorium pharaonis isolate MP-MQ-018 chromosome 3, ASM1337386v2, whole genome shotgun sequence. Protein-coding genes within it:
- the LOC105832596 gene encoding zinc transporter ZIP9-A isoform X1, with the protein product MEEGAMLWMLSLVMLVGSCLAGSLPLVMNLSEDKLQLVSVLGAGLLVGTALAVIIPEGIRALFTGELTNEKELHGDLHSLIGISLVLGFVFMLLIDQCSARKSDGRHKSVTATLGLVVHAAIDGIALGAAATTSQADVEVIVFLAIMLHKAPAAFGLVSFLLHEGVDKKRISRHLLIFSLAAPCLALVTYFGIGKEGKETLSSVNATGLAMLFSAGTFLYVSTVHVLPELMTRNSNYSHVPSVEGTTLSATGLKVKEILFLVIGSFLPALITTGHHH